The Phoenix dactylifera cultivar Barhee BC4 chromosome 15, palm_55x_up_171113_PBpolish2nd_filt_p, whole genome shotgun sequence genome contains a region encoding:
- the LOC103704306 gene encoding uncharacterized protein LOC103704306, whose protein sequence is MAEDGGGGGDPKRRACFSFAAYAKAVIDHLRASGVAIAGGLDDSEFAAIKMTYGFDFPPDLRSILREGLPIGSGFPNWRSASPQQLEILLRLPVSGLLHEVSHKGFWCAAWGSEPAGDESAAARGILERAPVLVPIYRQFYIPTVPNLAGNPVFYVRAGDVRCAGFDLADFFQRERGRFMPKGREHRCDGGAPPAPAWAAKEARRVEVWTELAAETETWRGPEKPRGLEGWLGEMGWRLRAGGWGEEEVREMLMMGSGGQGDRTAVRDRESLIRHVRLLSLALLRAGWSQEDVADSMMECARSDDDGRKVTWQVDPIHNEISMEL, encoded by the coding sequence ATGGCGGaggacggcggcggcggaggcgatCCGAAACGGCGGGCGTGCTTCTCCTTCGCGGCCTACGCCAAGGCGGTGATCGACCACCTCCGGGCCTCCGGCGTCGCCATCGCTGGCGGGTTGGACGACTCGGAATTCGCGGCGATTAAGATGACGTACGGCTTCGATTTCCCGCCCGATCTTCGATCCATTCTCAGGGAGGGGCTCCCCATCGGGAGCGGCTTCCCCAACTGGCGCTCCGCCTCGCCGCAGCAGCTCGAgatcctcctccgcctcccggTCTCCGGCCTCCTCCACGAGGTCTCCCACAAGGGCTTCTGGTGCGCCGCCTGGGGATCCGAGCCCGCCGGAGATGAGTCCGCGGCGGCGAGGGGGATCTTGGAGAGGGCCCCGGTCCTCGTCCCGATTTATCGGCAGTTTTACATCCCGACGGTCCCCAATCTCGCCGGGAATCCGGTGTTCTACGTCCGAGCCGGTGACGTGCGGTGCGCCGGGTTCGACCTCGCCGATTTTTTCCAGCGCGAGAGGGGTCGATTCATGCCCAAGGGCCGGGAGCACCGCTGCGACGGAGGAGCGCCGCCAGCGCCGGCGTGGGCCGCGAAGGAGGCGAGGCGGGTGGAGGTGTGGACGGAGCTGGCGGCCGAGACGGAAACGTGGCGAGGGCCGGAGAAGCCACGTGGGCTGGAGGGGTGGCTGGGGGAGATGGGGTGGCGGCTGAGGGCCGGGGGATGGGGCGAGGAGGAGGTGAGGGAGATGTTGATGATGGGATCGGGCGGCCAGGGGGATCGGACGGCGGTGAGGGACCGAGAGAGCCTAATCAGGCACGTGCGGCTGTTGTCGCTGGCGCTCCTCCGGGCAGGGTGGAGCCAGGAGGACGTAGCCGACTCGATGATGGAGTGCGCGCGGTCGGACGACGACGGCCGGAAGGTGACGTGGCAGGTGGACCCCATCCACAACGAGATATCCATGgagttataa
- the LOC103704307 gene encoding agamous-like MADS-box protein AGL29 translates to MVRRTSTGRRKIEIKRIEDEQTRQVTFSKRRNGLFKKASELSTLCGAQVGILVYSPGGRPYSFGQPGFEEVSNRFIPHNSMMTSPNPIGGAQDNVVEQQLNCRCMEITSRLEAAKTEGAMLKERLEIAPKGKEQALETDLEGFSMEELEMLVSSYMDLKLRADSRAYKIMSGGACSVGGPLPVNPVTMVNTCVSNEFQAQYPTGGFMAYGWPHGFN, encoded by the coding sequence ATGGTTAGAAGGACCAGCACCGGCCGCCGGAAAATTGAGATCAAGAGGATAGAAGATGAACAAACCCGGCAAGTCACGTTCTCAAAGCGTAGAAATGGCTTGTTCAAGAAGGCCAGTGAGCTTTCAACCCTATGCGGCGCTCAAGTTGGAATTTTGGTCTACTCTCCTGGTGGAAGGCCCTATTCCTTTGGCCAACCTGGGTTTGAGGAGGTATCGAATCGATTTATCCCTCACAACTCCATGATGACTAGCCCAAACCCTATAGGGGGGGCTCAGGACAATGTGGTTGAGCAACAACTGAATTGTCGCTGCATGgagatcacgagtcgactcgaagctgCAAAGACTGAAGGTGCAATGCTGAAGGAAAGACTTGAAATAGCTCCAAAGGGGAAGGAGCAGGCTTTGGAGACTGACCTCGAAGGCTTCAGTATGGAGGAGCTTGAAATGTTGGTCAGCTCCTACATGGATTTGAAACTAAGGGCGGATTCAAGAGCTTACAAGATAATGAGTGGAGGAGCTTGTTCAGTGGGTGGGCCTTTGCCCGTTAATCCTGTCACTATGGTTAACACTTGTGTGAGTAATGAATTCCAGGCCCAATATCCAACTGGTGGATTCATGGCTTATGGTTGGCCTCATGGATTCAactga
- the LOC103704261 gene encoding uncharacterized protein DDB_G0290685-like yields MLRQVSSRNQRAKGFRVKQVLQISLFLAVSVWLLYQIKHSHDNKKAYEEGISKFGESQADIFRFSRKDVPRTVETDSVSEARIEEEEKEEAGDAEQENKREGSEDEGGGANDGIDEQDQKRLDEQSGNGEEVDGDKNGQVKESGLLEEQEHEEISQEAREKSFKGDDASSAVVHDTQVAEHGERSHEAQEMHFKGDDASSAVAHDTQVTEHEDGSHEESEKSINGDDASSVVEHNTQVTESESENEGSGGVDKKQLEKIERKEIENETLANGTIDGLTGNYSSAVGLSEFSKKNDSSVILENSETTPSNDLAINGNSVQKRESEVGASPTLEDGSSSNSTAGESNNHMKQQADGNQTELQTNSTNVLNNEMELQTNPMTTSGNTMEPQMNSTAVSNDQIETETNMTVIDTVTKGVPLQNESATLDSVQDQNATVKMVTPSEKKSNLENIVREQTENSNTAVRPEESGGSHTTSSATNENGETIAAESGNSFHNFTAKDDGDEHTDQATLQGIQNKAKSGGEEATE; encoded by the coding sequence ATGTTGAGACAGGTCTCCAGTCGGAACCAGAGAGCCAAAGGGTTCAGGGTGAAACAGGTGCTTCAGATATCTTTGTTTCTTGCTGTCTCTGTCTGGTTGCTTTACCAAATTAAGCACTCTCATGACAACAAGAAGGCGTATGAGGAGGGGATCTCGAAGTTTGGTGAGAGCCAGGCCgacattttcagatttagcaGGAAGGACGTTCCTCGCACGGTGGAGACGGATTCTGTAAGTGAGGCCAGAattgaggaagaagagaaggaagaagctgGGGATGCAGAACAAGAAAACAAGCGCGAAGGCTCCGAGGACGAAGGAGGAGGTGCGAATGATGGGATAGATGAACAAGATCAAAAGAGATTGGATGAGCAATCTGGCAATGGAGAAGAAGTTGATGGAGATAAGAATGGTCAGGTCAAAGAATCTGGCTTGTTGGAAGAACAAGAACATGAAGAGATATCTCAGGAGGCTCGAGAAAAAAGTTTCAAAGGCGATGATGCATCCAGTGCTGTAGTTCACGACACCCAAGTGGCAGAACATGGAGAAAGATCTCATGAGGCACAGGAAATGCATTTTAAAGGTGATGATGCGTCCAGTGCTGTAGCTCATGATACACAAGTGACAGAACATGAAGATGGATCTCATGAGGAGAGTGAAAAAAGTATTAATGGTGATGATGCGTCTAGTGTTGTAGAACACAATACCCAAGTGACAGAATCCGAATCTGAAAATGAAGGTTCAGGGGGTGTGGATAAGAAGCAATTAGAGAAAATAGAGAGGAAAGAAATAGAGAATGAGACTCTGGCCAATGGAACAATAGATGGTCTAACGGGTAATTATTCAAGTGCCGTTGGACTATCAGAGTTTTCCAAGAAAAATGATTCAAGTGTAATTCTTGAAAATAGTGAAACCACACCAAGTAATGACCTAGCCATAAATGGAAATTCTGTTCAGAAAAGAGAATCAGAAGTTGGAGCTTCTCCTACATTAGAGGATGGGTCTTCCTCCAATTCGACGGCGGGCGAGTCTAACAATCACATGAAACAGCAGGCTGATGGCAATCAAACTGAACTGCAAACAAATTCAACAAATGTACTGAACAATGAGATGGAACTGCAGACAAATCCAATGACTACGTCAGGCAATACAATGGAGCCACAGATGAATTCGACAGCTGTATCTAATGACCAAATAGAAACTGAGACTAACATGACGGTGATCGATACAGTAACTAAGGGCGTACCTTTGCAGAATGAATCTGCCACATTGGATTCAGTTCAAGATCAAAATGCTACAGTCAAGATGGTTACTCCTAGTGAAAAGAAGTCCAACTTGGAGAATATAGTGAGGGAGCAAACTGAAAATTCCAACACAGCTGTAAGACCAGAGGAGTCAGGAGGGAGCCATACCACATCTTCAGCTACCAATGAGAATGGAGAAACAATTGCTGCAGAATCAGGCAATTCTTTCCATAATTTCACCGCGAAGGATGATGGAGATGAACATACAGATCAGGCAACCTTACAGGGCATCCAGAACAAAGCAAAGAGTGGTGGAGAAGAAGCTACAGAATGA